The following DNA comes from Mucilaginibacter jinjuensis.
TAGCTATAACCTAAACGGAAGTTGGCAAACATGAAGCTTACAATACCCGCCATCTCATTATTGGTACGATAGTCGGCCCCCAAACCGAATACATTTTTAATGTACATGGTGGTAGAGAAATTGGCTACAAATGGAATGCCCTTGGTATAAGTTGCCAGGAATGCAGGCTTTACTTTAAAGTCTTTACCACCATCAATCAGGTAAGCACCTGAGAAATTATAGTGATTACGGAAGTAAGTATTATTCTGAATAGATGCTGTACCCAGCGAGGTGAAAGTCAACTCTGGTACTGCCACACCTAAAAAGTATTCATCAGAATAAAGCATTACCCCAAAACCGATATTGGGTTTATTCTGCCTCACATCATCACGAAACAGCGGGTCGTTAGAGTCCAATGATGAATAGTTGGCCACATAATTACGGATACCTGCATTAAGCGATACGCCCAGATGTGTTTTCTCGCTCAGGTTAATGCTCTTGGCAAAAAACGCATTAATCTCAGTTAAGTGTTCTACAGCAAACTGGTCGTTCATCACAACAAGCCCTGCCGAACCATTGATAGCTTCGATCGGCAAACTCCCGTTAAAAATAAAGGTAGTTGGTGAACCCTGTATCCCGGTCCACTGTTTACGCAGCAAAGCATTTAATGAGCCATTCTGATCCAGTAATGAATAAGCCGGGTTAAGGGGCGTTTGGTTATTCATATACTGGCTATAGGTAAAATCCTGCTGTGCAAAGGCTACAGAGCCAAAGCATAAGCTCAGTAGGCAAACCATTAGTGCCTTGGCGATATATTGGGTGATATTTTTCATCATTCGTTTTTTAGATAGTGATTAGTATTTCAATACAAAGTATCCGGTTTTGTGCCTTCCTTCGCCATTAACAGTGTATTCAACCAGGTAGAAATAAGTACCGGCCTGCATTAAAGCGCCTGTTATATTAGAGTGCCCGTCGAATGCCCTCGATAAATTGTCGTAATTGTTTATTTCGTAAATCTTTACACCGTTTCGGTTAATTAGCGTAACATGGTTGGTAGGATGCTCGCTTATGCCTTCGATAAACAGCACATCGTTTATGCCATCACCATTAGGCGACATAGCCTGGTGTACAATAATTTCCTGCCCGCTTGGGTCTTGTACATTGGCGCTTTGCATTACACTGGTAGCAGCATTGTAATTGGCGTTACCGGTTTGGCTGGCTGTGATATTTGCCACACCGATACTCACAGCGGTTAATGACTGGCTGTTAATAGCGGCTATTTTAGCATCACTGCTGGTGAAATTTACCGGCAGGCCAGAGCTTGCTGTAACAATGCTTAAATCGTAAGTTACACCGCGGTTTAGAGCTGGTATAGCATTAAAGCGGATAGTTTGGTTAGCCTTATTTACAATCAATGGCTGGGTTACACTTGCTGTTGCAAAGTAATTAGCATTGTCTGGCAGCGAAGCTGTAATATTTGCATTACCTGCGCCTGTAATATGAAGTTTGCCGTTAACAACGGTTGCAACTGCGGCATTATCGCTGGTGTAAGTAATAGCATCATTACCTGGTGCAGTAGCGCCACCGTCAAAATCAGCATCGCCATAAGTTTTAACCAATGGGTTGCTAAAGGTAATGCTTCGGGTTGCCTTAGTAATGGTTAAGGTACCAGGGGCATAGGTGAATTGGTAATTAACTGCTGCTCCACCAACAGGGTTTATAGTATATGTACCAACTGCTGTGTTAACTGTAGCGGCTGTACTTGCCGTAGCCAAGGTTGAAATAGCAGTTTGCGTATCGCCATTTACAAAGCCCGAATAAGTAACCGTGAAATCTGGATTAGCTGTACCATATACCCTTGTGCTATTGCCCGCAGTTGCAGTCAACGTGGCTTTGTTGATGGTAAATGTTCCGGTAACATAGTTGAAATCATAATTAGCCGCTGATCCTCCCGCAGGTGTAATTACATAAGTACCCGCGTTTGAGGCAACAGTAGCATCGGTACTTACAGTTGGCAAGCTTGTGAGATTGCTTGTGGTTTCATTATTAACAAAGCCACTGTATTTAATAGTAAATGCAGGGTTGGCAGTTCCGTAGGTTTTAGCCTGATTATCGGCAGTAACCGTAAGTACTTTTTTGGTAATGCTAAACACAGCACCGTTATAAGTTAACGTATAGTTG
Coding sequences within:
- a CDS encoding PorP/SprF family type IX secretion system membrane protein, with translation MMKNITQYIAKALMVCLLSLCFGSVAFAQQDFTYSQYMNNQTPLNPAYSLLDQNGSLNALLRKQWTGIQGSPTTFIFNGSLPIEAINGSAGLVVMNDQFAVEHLTEINAFFAKSINLSEKTHLGVSLNAGIRNYVANYSSLDSNDPLFRDDVRQNKPNIGFGVMLYSDEYFLGVAVPELTFTSLGTASIQNNTYFRNHYNFSGAYLIDGGKDFKVKPAFLATYTKGIPFVANFSTTMYIKNVFGLGADYRTNNEMAGIVSFMFANFRLGYSYQFGTASNNIGGFNNSTNEITLTYRFGQHLEDINLL